The genomic window GATCGCGCCGCGGCGAGTCCTCACCTTCCGTGCCAGCCAGATGATGCGCGACCGCATCGTCTCGGCCGGCTGAGAAGCGCGATGCCAGCGTCCGAGAAGGCCGCTGGCGCTTTACGCACCATTGGCGAGCTGGCCCAGGAAATCGGGCGGCCACAGCATATCCTGAGATATTGGGAAACGCGCTTCCCGCAGCTGCGCCCGCTGACCCGCGCCGGCAATCGCCGCTATTACCGTCCCGACGATGTGGCGTTGGTCCGCCGCATCCACGATCTGCTCTCGAACCAGGGCTATACGATCCGCGGCGTCCAGAAACTGCTCGCCGAGGAAAAGGGCGGGCGGGCGAACGCCAGATCCGGTGGCGGTGGCAGCGCGGCGGAATTCCGCGCGATCCGCGACGCGCTGGTCGAAGCGCTGGAGGAAGACGCGGGCTAGGCTAGGCTAGGCTAGGTCCGGGCCGAGGCTCGGATCGAGATCGCGCGGACGGACAAAGCGGACGAGTTCCCCCTTGTGCGGCGATACGGCTTCCCAGCTGTTCACGTCGAGGCGCACTTCGGCAAGGCTCGCTGTCGGGAACTTGATCTCCACATCGTCGCGCGCCGGATTGCGGTCGTCGGGGACTAGCAGCAGCACCAGTTCTTCTAGGCCGGGATTGTGGCCGGTAACCAGCACCCGGTCCGCGCCCTCGGGAAACTCGCGCACCAGATCGAGCAGAGTCGCCGCCGAAGCCAGATAAAGGCGCTGATCCCAGGCCGGCGCGAGATCGCTGCCATAGCCGGTGGCGACATGCGCCAATGTTTCCTTGACGCGCACCGCGGGCGAGGCGACTACCAGCTCGAACTCCAGCCCCAGCGAGCGCATGTGGCGCCCCATCATCGCGGCGGCACGCTGACCCTTGGGATTGAGCGGCCGATCGAAATCGCGCGAGACGGGATCGTCCCAACCCGATTTCGCGTGGCGGAGCAATGTAAGCGTCTTCATGCGTCCCCAGGAACAACCGGTGCCGGGGCCTCATGCCGCAAGCGCGCCTCCAAGGAAAGCCGGACGCGGCGAACTGCCTCGTCGAGCGTGACGCGCGCCACCGGCGTGCCGGGCGGAAACGCGTCGAGCAGGCGCGAGGGGCTGGCGGCGGAGAGCAGCACGAAGGTTCCGCGATCGTCCGCCCGGCGAATCAGGCGGCCGAATGCCTGGGCCAGCCGCGCGCGGACGATGCGGTCGTCGAACGCGGTGCCCCCCTGCTCCTTGGCGCCCGCCAGCCGCCGCGCCGAATGGAGCACGGTCGGCTTGGGCCAGGGCACGCCCTCCATCACCACCAGCCGCAGCGAATGGCCGGGCACATCCACGCCATCCCGCAGCGCGTCGGTGCCGATCAGCGAGGTGCGCGGATCGTCGCGGAAGATATCGACAAGCGTACCAGTGTCGATCGGATCGACATGCTGGGCGAGCAACGGCAGCCCCTCGCGGGCCAGGCGATCCGCGATGCGGGCATGGACCGCGCGCAACCGCCGGATCGCGGTGAACAGGCCGAGCGTGCCGCCCTCGGCCGCGACGATCAGGCGCGCATAGGCGTTGGCGAGGGCGGGCAGATCGCCGCGCTTCACATCGGTGACGATCAGCACTTCGGCCTGTCCGGCATAGTCGAAGGGACTTGCCGCCTCGAAACGCTGCGCTGCGCGCTGGAGGTGCGAGGCGCCCGTCCGCGCCTCGGCAACGTCCCAGTCACCGCCCGCCCGCAGCGTCGCCGAAGTCACCAGCGCGCCATGGGCGGATTCGAGCACGGTCTTGGCGAAGGGTTTGCTGGGATCGAGCCAATGCCGGTGCAGGCCGACATCATATTCGCGCCCCTCGACCCGGTCGACCGCGAGCCAGTCGACATATTCGGGATCGGCCGGCCCGCCGATTCGCGCGATCAGCGCCAGCCATGCGCCGACCGTATCGGTGCGCCAGCCGAGCGATGCGATCGCCCCTTCGATCCGCGCGCGCGCCGGGCCGTCCATCCAGTCAGGCGCTTCGGCGAGCACCGCTTCGAGCCGCCGCCCGAGCGTCACCAACGGCCGCATCAGCGCATCGAGCGCCACGGCCGCCGGCCCCGCCGCTTCGACCAGGGCGGGGTCTGGCTCGGCCAGTTCGGTCTCCAGCCCATAGCCGGCATCGCCCGAACCATTGGTGTCGCGGGCATAGACCAGCCCGCGCACAGCCCCCAGCAGCCGCTCGACCGGCCCGAACGGATCGCCTTCGCTCAGCCGCTGGAGCCAGCCGTCGCCGGGCAATTGGTGCGCCGCCTCGACCGCCTCGCCGATCGCGCGGCCGCCCTCCTCGTCATAGCTGGCGAGATCGGCGAGCCGCGCCGCCAGCCCGCGCCGCCTTCCCCGCGCCCCCGATTCGGGACCGGTCACCCATCGCCGGATCTCGATCGCCTCCTGACCGGTCAGGGCCGCCGAGAACATCGCATCGGCGGCATCGAACAGATGATGCCCCTCGTCGAACACGTAGCGCGTCGGGCGGTTCGCGGCCTCGCGGCCGCGCGCGGCATTGACCATCACCAGCGCATGATTGGCGATGACGATATCGGCCTCGGCGCTGGCCCGCGCCGCGCGCTCGATGAAGCATTTCCGGTAATGCGGGCAGCCGGCATAGATGCATTCGCCGCGGCGATCGGTCAGCGCGGTCGAACCGTTGCGGCGAAACAGCGTCGGCAGCCAACCGGGCAGATCGCCGCCGATCATGTCGCCATCCGCAGTATATGCCGCCCAGCGCGCCACCAGTTGCGCGAGGATCGCCGCGCGGCCTGCGAACCCGCCCTGCAGCGCGTCCTCGAGATTGAGCAGGCAGGCGTAATTCTCGCGGCCCTTGCGCGTGACGATGCGCTGCTTGCGAGTCGTTTCGTCGGGGAACAGCCGCACGCTTTCATGCGCAAGCTGGCGCTGGAGCGCCTTGGTGAAGGTCGAGATCCACACCGCGCCTTCGGCCTGACGCGCCCACAGCGAAGCGGGGGCAAGATAGCCGAGCGTCTTGCCGATGCCGGTACCCGCTTCGGCGAGGACGAGATTGGGCGAATCGCGCATGTCGCGGGGTGCAAAGGCGCCCGCCGCCGCCGCCGCATAGTCGCGCTGACCCTGACGGCGCTCGGCGCCCTGGCCAGTCAGTGCCGCGAGCCGCTCGGCGACGTCAGCATCGTTCAGCGTCACCGTGCGCGGCGATGGCCGGGGCGCCCTCTCCTCCCATTCGGGCAATTTCGAGAACAGCCAACGCTCATGCTCGACCGGCTTGGCGACGACCTGGCTGACCACCGGCGCCCAGGGCCAGCGCAGCCGGAACAGCGACTGAACCGAATTCCAGGCCCCCTCGCGCTCAGGCCAGTCGCCCGCCGGAATCGCCAGCAGCGCTTCCGCCGCGCGGCGCAGGAACGCGGCGATCTCGCTGTCCTCGCCGGGCGCCTCCAGCCCGGCCACGCGCGCCAGCCCCTTGGGCGTCGGCACCATGAACCGCGCCGGGCGCAGGAAGGCGAACAGTTCGAGTAGATCGAGGCCGTTCAGCTCGGGATGGCCGAGCCTCTGCCCGATCAGCGGCGCATTGAGCAGGATCACCGGCGTATCGGCGGCGATGCGGATCGCCTCGCCGCGGCTGACCGCACGCGTCTCCTCAGCAGTGGCGATCCAGACGCCGCCATGGCTGGCGTGGAGCGCGGGATGGGGGAGCGTCGGGATCACGGCACCGGAATAGCCGCTGGGGAACGAAAGAGAAACAATTGAAAGGGCCGCGCTCCGAGGGGAACGCGGCCCCTTGGCATCAGCAGCCGCAATCGCTGCACGTGCAGCGCACGCAGCTGCAGCGGTTCGCAGTAAGCGCTATTACGGCTTCGTGATGATCGGTCATGGCAATTCTCCTTTTTCCGGGGTTGGGCAAAAGGGCTTCTAGCTTCCGTACTGCGGTACGGAGTCAAGCACCTTTACCGATCTGGGCAAGGATCGCCATTTTCGCCTCGGCGACCTGCTGGACGCCCATGATCCGCACTTTCGCTTTCCCGCCGGAAGCCTCGGGCAAGCGGACAGGAATGTCGATTACGCCGGAGCCGTCCGAATATTCGGTGACGTCGACGCCGAGGATCGAATCGGCGGCAAACTCCACAACTCGCGGACTCTTGCCGGTTCGTAGCTCAATCAGCCGCTGGTCGGTCAGCGCATAGACGGTGGTCAATGCCGCGCGGCGCATCTGGAACGGCTTGATCGTCAGCATCGCGCCAACGGCGAGAAACGGCAGACCGAACAGTGTCGCCGCGGCGCTCAGCCAGTTGAGCGGCGCCCAGCCGACAAGCACCGGCAGCGCCGTGATCGCCAGCCACAGCAAGGCGAAACCCAGCATCGGCAACCCCACCAGCCACGCCGCGAAGCCCGCAACGCGCATCCCCGGACTCGGCTCTGCCGCCCATGCAAGCACCTCGCCCGGCTTCATTTCGTTGAACAGCGCCATGCGATTGTCTGGCGAAAGCCCCGTGACGATATGCTCGTTCATACCGCCCCCGGTTGCAAAAAGGCCATGCATCGCGCAGTCGCTCTCGCATGGTAGCACAACTCACCGACGACATGCTGCGCGCCGCCGCGCTCGAATCCAAGGCTTGGCCCTACGAAGAAGCGCGCAAGCTGGTGAAACGCTATCCGGACGGCAAGTCCGGCGGTGCGCCGATGCTGTTCGAGACAGGCTATGGCCCCTCGGGCCTGCCGCATATCGGCACCTTCCAGGAAGTGCTGCGCACGACGATGGTGCGCAAGGCCTATGAGGAAATGACCGGTGCACCGACCAAGCTGATCGCGTTCAGCGACGATATGGACGGGCTGCGCAAGGTGCCCGATAATGTCCCGAACAAGCCGTTGCTCGAGGCCAATCTCGGCAAGCCTCTGTCGCGCATCCCCGATCCGTTCGAAAAGTTCGACAGCTTCGCCGCGCACAACAATGCGATGCTCCGCGAATTCCTCGATCGCTTCGGCTTCGAATATGAATTCGCTTCTTCGACCGAATATTATGCCAGCGGCCGCTTCGACGAGAAATTGCGCGAAGTGCTGCGCAATTACGATGCGATCATGGCCGTGATGCTGCCGACGTTGCGCGCCGAGCGCCAGGCGACCTATTCGCCGGTGCTGCCGGTCAGCCCGACCAGCGGCGTGGTGCTTCAGGTGCCGGTCGAGGTCGTCGATGCCGAGGCCGGGATCATCCGCTTCGAGGACGAAGGGCAGACCGTCGAGCAGTCGATCTTCGGCGGGCAGGCCAAGCTGCAATGGAAGCCAGATTGGGGGATGCGCTGGGCCGCGCTCGGCGTCGATTACGAGATGTACGGCAAGGATCTGATCGATTCGGGCGTGCTCGGCGGCAAGATCGCCCAGATCCTTGGCGGGCGGAAGCCGGAAGGGCTGATCTACGAGCTGTTCCTCGACGCCAAGGGCGAGAAGATCTCCAAGTCCAAGGGCAATGGCCTGTCGATCGAGCAATGGCTGACCTATGGGCCCGACGAGAGCCTCGCCTTCTACATCTATCGCGAGCCGAAAAAGGCCAAGGCGCTGCACCTTGGGCTGATCCCGCGCGCGATCGACGATTATTGGCAGTTCCGCGGCAATTATCCGGCGCAGGAAGCGGCGCAGCGGCTCGGCAATCCGGTCCATCACATCCACAACGGCATGCCGCCGGCAGAGACGCTGCCAGTCACGTTCGGGCTGTTGCTCAATCTCGTGGGAGTGATGGGCGAAGCGAGCAAGGAACAGGTCTGGGGCTATCTCGCCAATTATGTGCCCGATGCGACGCCCGAGGCCTATCCGGCGCTCGATTCGCTGATCGACTATGCGCTCGCTTATGTGCGCGACGTCGCCGACAAGCCGGTGCGGCGCGCCCCCACGGGCGTGGAGGTCGATGCGTTGCGCGATCTCGACACGCAGTTGGCGGGGCTGGGCGGCGATGCCACGGCCGAGGATATCCAGAACATCGTCTACGAGATCGGCAAGGCGCGTTTCGGCAAGGAGGCGCTGCGCGACTGGTTCGGAACGCTCTACGAGACGCTGCTCGGCACCAAGCAGGGCCCGCGCATGGGCAGCTTCATCGCGCTGTACGGTGTCGAGAACAGCCGCAGGTTGATTGCCGAGGCGCTGGCCAGGGCATGAGGCGCTTCGCCGACTTCATCGAAAGTGAAGCGGCGGGCGGAATCGTGCTGATGGCGGCATCGGCGCTGGCGCTGATCGTCGCCAATTCGCCGCTGGCCGATGGTTATTTCCATGCGCTCCACGTCCAGGCCGGGCCGCTTTCGGTGCATGGCTGGATCAATGACGCGCTGATGGCGCTGTTCTTCCTGCTCGTCGGGCTCGAGATCAAGGCGGAGTTCGCGGGCGGCCGGCTGGCGAGTTGGGAGCAGCGCCGCCTGCCGATCGTCGCAGCCGCAGCGGGCATGGCGGCGCCGGCACTGATCTATCTCGCAATTGCCGGGGGAGCGCCGGGGCTGGCACGCGGCTGGGCGATTCCGGCCGCGACCGATATCGCCTTCGCGATGGGCGTGCTGGCCTTGCTCGGCCGCCACGCCCCATCGTCGCTCAAGCTGCTGCTGACCACCATCGCCATTGTCGACGATATGGGCGCGGTGGCGATCATCGCCATCGCCTACACCAACAAGCTCAACCTGATGACGCTGGGCGGGGCGGGGATCGTGCTCGCCTGGATGTATGTGCTGGCGCGGGCGCAAGTCGCGCGCCTCTGGCCCTATCTGCTGCTCGCCGCATTGCTGTGGCTGCTGGTGTTCGCCTCGGGTGTGCATGCAACCATCGCCGGTGTCGCCGCCGCGCTGATGATTCCCAAGCAAGCCGCGCACCGGCTCGAGCATGCGCTCAACCCCTGGGTCGCCTTCGCGATCGTGCCGCTGTTCGGTTTCGCCAATGCCGGCGTGTCGTTCGCCGGGCTCTCACCGCAGGTCCTGCTGGCACCCTTGCCGCTGGCAATCCTCGCGGGGCTTTTCCTCGGCAAGCAGATCGGGGTGTTCGGCAGCATCTGGCTCGCCGTCCGCACCCGTCTTGCGCCGCAACCCGCAAACTGGCTGCAGCTTTACGGGATGAGCCTGCTCGCCGGGATCGGCTTCACGATGAGCCTGTTCATCGGCGGACTGGCGTTCGCCGATCCGGCGCTGGCCGATCAGGTCAAGATCGGGGTGCTGGCGGGGTCGCTGCTGTCGGCGCTGGCGGGCTATGCGCTGCTGCGGCTGGCGTCAGATTCCAAGCCACTCCAGCGGCGCGGGTAGGCGATCGGCGGAGAAATCGATCTGTAGCACCCGCCGGCGGCGCGGCATGCCTGCCGCTGCCGAAGCATGCAGGATCGGCATCGCGTAAAGCCAGGCATCGCCGCGTTCGGCAAGGCAGGCATGCGCGCCACATTGCGCGACGACCGAGTCGATCTCGGGCTCGGCGATGCGCCCCAGCCGGTGCGAGCCCGGCGCGATCAACAGCGGCGCATTGTCCGCATCCACGGGATCGAGGTGCACGCGAATCGTCAGCATCCGCTCGATGATCGCGAGGGGCGGCTCGACATGCGGCATCCCGGTCTTCACCGACCACGGCCCGAACCCGGCGACATCGGCGCGCTTGCGCACCGCGATCGTGCGGTCCTGATGCCAGCCCAGCGCCCAATTGGCGGCATCGCTCTTGTCGAACAGGATCGCCCGGACCGGGATGCGGCCTGGCACCAGGCCACCCAGCGCATCGGGCGCGAGGAGCGCGATCAACCCCGCGGCGCCATGCAGGCGAACGCCAGCGCGATCCTGTGGCAGGGCCGCGAGCACATGCTCCAACTGGACAAGAAAAGGGGCGGCTGCACCAGGAAGATGCGCCGCCCCATGTTCCTCGAGATTCAAGCGAACCTCAGAGCTTTTCGGTGAGCTCCGGGACGATTTTGAAGAGGTCGCCGACGAGGCCGATGTCGGCGACCTGGAAGATCGGGGCGTCCTCGTCCTTGTTGATGGCGATGATCGTCTTGCTGTCCTTCATGCCGGCGAGATGCTGGATCGCGCCGGAAATGCCGATCGCGATATAGACTTCGGGAGCGACGATCTTGCCGGTCTGGCCGACCTGATAGTCGTTCGGGACGTAGCCGGCATCGACCGCGGCGCGCGATGCGCCGACCGCGGCGCCGAGCTTGTCGGCGAGCGGCTCGATGATCGAATGGAAGTTCTCCGAGTTCTGGAGCGCGCGGCCGCCCGAGACGATCACCTTGGCGGCGGTCAGTTCCGGACGCGTCGATTCGGCGATCTCCGCCGAGACGAACTTTGAAATGCCGGTGTCGGCCGCACCTGAAACCGCTTCGACCGTGCCGCTGCCGCCGCTGGTGGCGGCCTTGGCAAAGGCGGTGCCGCGCACGGTGATCACCTTCTTCTGGTCGGAGCTCTGGACGGTGGCGATGGCGTTGCCGGCATAGATCGGCCGCGTGAAGGTGTCGGCGCTCTCGACCGAGAGGATGTCCGAGATCTGCATCACGTCGAGCAAGGCGGCGACGCGCGGGGCGATATTCTTGCCGTTGCTGGTCGCGGGGAACAGCACCGCGTCATGATCGGCCATCAGGCTGACGATCAGCGGCGCGGCGTTCTCGGCGAGTGCATGGCCCAGCGAGGTGTCATCGGCGAGATGGACCTTGCCGACGCCGGCGATCTTCGCGGCTTCGTCGGCAACGGCCTTGCAGCCGCTACCCGCGACGATGAGATGGACTTCACCCAGCTGCGAAGCGGCGGTGACGACGGCGAGGGTGGCGTCCTTGACGGAGGCGTTGTCGTGCTCGACCCAGACCAAAGTCTTCATTTCGCGACTCCCCCCCGTACAACTCCCAGAGCCTTGAGTTTCTCGACCAGCTCATCGACCGAGCCGACCTTGATGCCTGCCGAGCGCTTGGCCGGCTCGACGGTCTTGAGCGTCTTGAGACGCGGCGCGACATCGACACCGTAATCGGCGACGGTCTTCTTCGCGACCGGCTTGGACTTGGCTTTCATGATGTTCGGCAGCGTCGCATAGCGCGGCTCGTTGAGGCGGAGATCGGTGGTGACGATCGCCGGTGCCTTGAGATCCACCGTTTCGAGACCGCCATCGACTTCGCGGGTGACGACGACACGGTCGCCGCTCACCTCGACCTTCGAAGCGAAGGTGCCCTGCGGCCAACCGAGCAGCGCCGCAAGCATCTGGCCGGTCTGATTCGAATCGTCGTCGATCGCCTGCTTGCCGAGGATCACCAGGCCCGGCTGCTCCTCG from Sphingomonas sp. includes these protein-coding regions:
- a CDS encoding histidine phosphatase family protein: MKTLTLLRHAKSGWDDPVSRDFDRPLNPKGQRAAAMMGRHMRSLGLEFELVVASPAVRVKETLAHVATGYGSDLAPAWDQRLYLASAATLLDLVREFPEGADRVLVTGHNPGLEELVLLLVPDDRNPARDDVEIKFPTASLAEVRLDVNSWEAVSPHKGELVRFVRPRDLDPSLGPDLA
- a CDS encoding electron transfer flavoprotein subunit beta/FixA family protein, with translation MRVLVPVKRVLDYNVKPRVKADGTGVDLANVKMSMNPFDEIAVEEAIRLKEKGAASEVVVVTIGVAKAETDVLLTARAMGADRATLIATDDEVEPLGVAKLLKAVCDEEQPGLVILGKQAIDDDSNQTGQMLAALLGWPQGTFASKVEVSGDRVVVTREVDGGLETVDLKAPAIVTTDLRLNEPRYATLPNIMKAKSKPVAKKTVADYGVDVAPRLKTLKTVEPAKRSAGIKVGSVDELVEKLKALGVVRGGVAK
- a CDS encoding MerR family transcriptional regulator, with protein sequence MPASEKAAGALRTIGELAQEIGRPQHILRYWETRFPQLRPLTRAGNRRYYRPDDVALVRRIHDLLSNQGYTIRGVQKLLAEEKGGRANARSGGGGSAAEFRAIRDALVEALEEDAG
- a CDS encoding ATP-dependent DNA helicase; translation: MIPTLPHPALHASHGGVWIATAEETRAVSRGEAIRIAADTPVILLNAPLIGQRLGHPELNGLDLLELFAFLRPARFMVPTPKGLARVAGLEAPGEDSEIAAFLRRAAEALLAIPAGDWPEREGAWNSVQSLFRLRWPWAPVVSQVVAKPVEHERWLFSKLPEWEERAPRPSPRTVTLNDADVAERLAALTGQGAERRQGQRDYAAAAAGAFAPRDMRDSPNLVLAEAGTGIGKTLGYLAPASLWARQAEGAVWISTFTKALQRQLAHESVRLFPDETTRKQRIVTRKGRENYACLLNLEDALQGGFAGRAAILAQLVARWAAYTADGDMIGGDLPGWLPTLFRRNGSTALTDRRGECIYAGCPHYRKCFIERAARASAEADIVIANHALVMVNAARGREAANRPTRYVFDEGHHLFDAADAMFSAALTGQEAIEIRRWVTGPESGARGRRRGLAARLADLASYDEEGGRAIGEAVEAAHQLPGDGWLQRLSEGDPFGPVERLLGAVRGLVYARDTNGSGDAGYGLETELAEPDPALVEAAGPAAVALDALMRPLVTLGRRLEAVLAEAPDWMDGPARARIEGAIASLGWRTDTVGAWLALIARIGGPADPEYVDWLAVDRVEGREYDVGLHRHWLDPSKPFAKTVLESAHGALVTSATLRAGGDWDVAEARTGASHLQRAAQRFEAASPFDYAGQAEVLIVTDVKRGDLPALANAYARLIVAAEGGTLGLFTAIRRLRAVHARIADRLAREGLPLLAQHVDPIDTGTLVDIFRDDPRTSLIGTDALRDGVDVPGHSLRLVVMEGVPWPKPTVLHSARRLAGAKEQGGTAFDDRIVRARLAQAFGRLIRRADDRGTFVLLSAASPSRLLDAFPPGTPVARVTLDEAVRRVRLSLEARLRHEAPAPVVPGDA
- the nhaA gene encoding Na+/H+ antiporter NhaA → MRRFADFIESEAAGGIVLMAASALALIVANSPLADGYFHALHVQAGPLSVHGWINDALMALFFLLVGLEIKAEFAGGRLASWEQRRLPIVAAAAGMAAPALIYLAIAGGAPGLARGWAIPAATDIAFAMGVLALLGRHAPSSLKLLLTTIAIVDDMGAVAIIAIAYTNKLNLMTLGGAGIVLAWMYVLARAQVARLWPYLLLAALLWLLVFASGVHATIAGVAAALMIPKQAAHRLEHALNPWVAFAIVPLFGFANAGVSFAGLSPQVLLAPLPLAILAGLFLGKQIGVFGSIWLAVRTRLAPQPANWLQLYGMSLLAGIGFTMSLFIGGLAFADPALADQVKIGVLAGSLLSALAGYALLRLASDSKPLQRRG
- a CDS encoding phytanoyl-CoA dioxygenase family protein; the protein is MIALLAPDALGGLVPGRIPVRAILFDKSDAANWALGWHQDRTIAVRKRADVAGFGPWSVKTGMPHVEPPLAIIERMLTIRVHLDPVDADNAPLLIAPGSHRLGRIAEPEIDSVVAQCGAHACLAERGDAWLYAMPILHASAAAGMPRRRRVLQIDFSADRLPAPLEWLGI
- a CDS encoding electron transfer flavoprotein subunit alpha/FixB family protein, whose translation is MKTLVWVEHDNASVKDATLAVVTAASQLGEVHLIVAGSGCKAVADEAAKIAGVGKVHLADDTSLGHALAENAAPLIVSLMADHDAVLFPATSNGKNIAPRVAALLDVMQISDILSVESADTFTRPIYAGNAIATVQSSDQKKVITVRGTAFAKAATSGGSGTVEAVSGAADTGISKFVSAEIAESTRPELTAAKVIVSGGRALQNSENFHSIIEPLADKLGAAVGASRAAVDAGYVPNDYQVGQTGKIVAPEVYIAIGISGAIQHLAGMKDSKTIIAINKDEDAPIFQVADIGLVGDLFKIVPELTEKL
- a CDS encoding lysine--tRNA ligase, translating into MVAQLTDDMLRAAALESKAWPYEEARKLVKRYPDGKSGGAPMLFETGYGPSGLPHIGTFQEVLRTTMVRKAYEEMTGAPTKLIAFSDDMDGLRKVPDNVPNKPLLEANLGKPLSRIPDPFEKFDSFAAHNNAMLREFLDRFGFEYEFASSTEYYASGRFDEKLREVLRNYDAIMAVMLPTLRAERQATYSPVLPVSPTSGVVLQVPVEVVDAEAGIIRFEDEGQTVEQSIFGGQAKLQWKPDWGMRWAALGVDYEMYGKDLIDSGVLGGKIAQILGGRKPEGLIYELFLDAKGEKISKSKGNGLSIEQWLTYGPDESLAFYIYREPKKAKALHLGLIPRAIDDYWQFRGNYPAQEAAQRLGNPVHHIHNGMPPAETLPVTFGLLLNLVGVMGEASKEQVWGYLANYVPDATPEAYPALDSLIDYALAYVRDVADKPVRRAPTGVEVDALRDLDTQLAGLGGDATAEDIQNIVYEIGKARFGKEALRDWFGTLYETLLGTKQGPRMGSFIALYGVENSRRLIAEALARA